In Bacteroidales bacterium, a genomic segment contains:
- a CDS encoding RagB/SusD family nutrient uptake outer membrane protein has translation MKKMLKHIIIFTCVAIMAMPSCNYLDIADNFEESFKWDSIFTYKRHLERYIWNIPTMFPDEGQKFIHLGSFACDEAFSIMVSDYTALDYIQGKITPTNLRTFNIWNDMYIVIRRVNTVLANMHLTVDLEDGSQEKNELLGYLYFMRAYAYYRLVTYYGPVVIVGDEVLENNEEIEYYDRHRATFDETIDYVCGELERSAALMPETVSASYFGRPTSGSALGLSARLRLIQASPLWNGGLAARRTYGTWLRSTDGVNYVSQTYNEQRWAEAAAVCKRIIDSDLYALHTIQKRTDTPELPDNVPTADFPEGAGNIDPFRSFHDMFDGESPMMRNPEFLWAQRSDGPGIENYTRHSFPYETFNGYGTVSVPQKMIDAFRMADGRPINNSSAEYPYETDGIWNGRDTAFSGYTLKANVHKMYVNRELRFYASIGFSGAHWPMLSTANNARKNVQFWYNSSGNAGKNTVRNLPYNVNTTGYTLRKFVHPEDSWGTTGQGTDYENSRRMAKAYPIIRYAEILLAYVEALNNLTTTHTIQGSDNKTYTLSRDMGEMAKYFNMVRFRAGLPGLTAGELASPETMQSLIETERMVELLHENARFWDVRRWGKYETTEREPIMGMDMDADGLAFYNIVPVNQVVARNRVVDKKLILVPLDLNEVRKTPSLDQNPGYQY, from the coding sequence ATGAAAAAAATGTTAAAGCATATTATCATTTTTACGTGCGTGGCCATCATGGCGATGCCTTCATGCAATTATCTCGACATTGCCGATAATTTTGAAGAGTCGTTTAAATGGGATTCTATTTTTACCTACAAGAGGCATCTGGAACGTTATATCTGGAATATACCGACGATGTTTCCGGATGAAGGCCAGAAATTCATCCACCTGGGTTCGTTTGCCTGCGACGAGGCCTTTTCGATCATGGTCAGCGATTATACCGCGCTCGATTATATACAGGGAAAAATAACGCCCACCAATCTCAGGACGTTTAATATCTGGAACGACATGTACATTGTCATCCGCAGGGTGAATACGGTTCTTGCCAATATGCATCTGACGGTCGATCTGGAAGATGGTAGCCAGGAAAAGAACGAATTGCTGGGTTATCTCTATTTTATGCGCGCCTACGCATATTACAGGCTGGTGACATATTACGGTCCTGTAGTGATTGTAGGTGACGAGGTGTTGGAGAACAACGAGGAGATCGAGTATTATGACCGCCACAGAGCAACCTTCGACGAGACGATAGATTACGTTTGTGGAGAATTGGAACGTTCGGCGGCGCTTATGCCGGAGACTGTTTCGGCCAGCTATTTCGGTCGGCCTACATCCGGCTCCGCGCTGGGGCTGAGCGCCCGCCTGCGGCTGATACAGGCAAGTCCGCTATGGAATGGAGGTCTTGCGGCCCGCAGAACCTACGGAACATGGTTACGGTCGACCGACGGGGTAAACTATGTTTCGCAAACCTATAACGAGCAGAGATGGGCTGAGGCAGCGGCGGTTTGCAAGCGTATCATAGATTCCGATCTTTATGCTTTGCACACCATCCAGAAACGTACAGATACTCCGGAATTACCCGACAATGTACCTACCGCTGATTTTCCCGAAGGAGCCGGAAATATTGACCCTTTCAGATCGTTTCACGATATGTTCGACGGGGAATCGCCGATGATGCGTAATCCCGAATTCCTGTGGGCACAACGGTCGGACGGTCCCGGTATAGAAAACTATACGCGGCATTCCTTTCCGTACGAAACATTTAACGGATATGGCACAGTTTCCGTACCGCAAAAAATGATCGATGCATTCCGTATGGCCGACGGACGTCCTATCAATAATTCAAGCGCTGAATATCCTTACGAAACAGATGGGATATGGAATGGAAGGGATACTGCTTTCTCCGGTTATACGCTGAAGGCAAATGTTCACAAAATGTATGTCAATCGCGAGTTGAGGTTCTATGCCAGCATCGGATTCAGCGGAGCGCACTGGCCTATGCTTTCCACTGCAAACAACGCAAGAAAAAATGTGCAGTTCTGGTATAATTCAAGCGGTAACGCGGGCAAAAACACTGTCCGTAACCTGCCCTACAACGTAAATACTACCGGTTATACGTTGAGAAAATTCGTACACCCTGAAGACTCATGGGGAACAACCGGCCAGGGAACAGATTACGAAAATTCCCGGCGGATGGCTAAAGCTTATCCTATTATACGTTATGCAGAGATCTTGCTTGCTTATGTGGAAGCGTTGAACAACCTGACCACTACTCATACCATTCAGGGCAGCGATAATAAAACCTATACGCTTTCGAGGGATATGGGCGAAATGGCGAAATATTTCAACATGGTACGTTTCAGGGCAGGCTTGCCGGGATTGACTGCTGGAGAGCTCGCTTCGCCGGAAACGATGCAGAGTTTGATAGAAACAGAACGCATGGTGGAATTGCTTCATGAAAACGCACGTTTCTGGGATGTGCGGCGCTGGGGCAAGTACGAAACCACTGAAAGGGAGCCGATCATGGGTATGGATATGGATGCTGACGGATTAGCCTTCTACAATATTGTTCCGGTCAATCAGGTGGTTGCCAGAAACAGAGTAGTAGACAAGAAACTGATCCTTGTTCCTCTTGATCTGAATGAAGTAAGGAAAACACCTTCCTTAGATCAAAATCCGGGTTACCAGTATTAA